Proteins from a genomic interval of Thamnophis elegans isolate rThaEle1 chromosome 2, rThaEle1.pri, whole genome shotgun sequence:
- the LOC116504776 gene encoding zinc finger and SCAN domain-containing protein 2-like, producing the protein MEGSTQERCSTSAPNGVNALASMTTWTHTKEKPFECSDCGKCFIQNSSLVQHQRIHTGETPFQCPDCGKSFSWNSSLVRHQRIHTGEKRSECLDCGKCFSTNSSLVTHQRTHTGEKPFECPDCGKCFSTNSSLVQHQRIHTGEKPFECPDCGKSFSHNSSLVKHQRTHTGEKPFKCPDCGKSFSQNSSVVGHQRIHTGEKPYECPVCGKGFSQNSHLMKHYRTHTGEKPFECPDCGKRFGQNSTLVQHQRTHTGEKPFECPICGKCFSKNSHVMEHQRTHTGEKPFKCPACGQSFSHNSTLVQHQRIHTGEKPYECPVCGKSFSKNSHLVEHQRTHTGEKPFKCPDCGKSFSQSSTLLQHQRIHTGGKPFKWPDCGKHFGKNVLIVERFLSEIPACGAPEDSCRREALHVLPMW; encoded by the coding sequence ATggaaggatccacacaggagagatgCTCTACAAGTGCTCCCAATGGGGTAAATGCTTTAGCGAGCATGACAACATGGACTCATACCaaggagaaaccctttgaatgttctgattgtgggaaatgtttcattcagaattccagcctggttcaacaccagaggattcacacaggagagacaccctttcaatgtcctgattgtgggaaaagtttcagttggaattccagcctggtgagacaccagaggattcacacaggagagaaacgctctgaatgtcttgattgtggcaaatgtttcagtaccaattccagccttgtgacacaccagaggactcacacaggagagaaaccctttgaatgtcctgattgtggtaaatgtttcagtaccaattccagcctggttcaacaccagaggattcacacaggagagaaaccctttgaatgtcctgattgtgggaaaagtttcagtcacaattccagcctggtgaaacaccagaggactcacacaggagaaaagccctttaaatgtcctgactgtggaaaaagtttcagtcagaattccagcgTTGTTggccaccagaggattcacacaggagagaagccctatgaatgtcctgtttgtgggaaaggtttcagtcagaattcccacctcATGAAGCACTataggactcacacaggagaaaagccctttgaatgtcctgactgtgggaaaaggtTTGGTCAGAATTCTACTCTGgttcaacaccagaggactcacacaggagagaaaccgtttgaatgtcctatttgtgggaaatgtttcagtaaaAATTCCCACGTCatggaacaccagaggactcacacaggagagaaaccctttaaatgtcctgccTGTGGGcaaagtttcagtcacaattccaccctggttcaacaccagaggattcacacaggagagaaaccctatgaatgtcctgtttgtgggaaaagtttcagtaaaaATTCACACCTCgtggaacaccagaggactcacacaggagagaaaccctttaaatgtcccgactgtgggaaaagtttcagtcagagttCCACCCTGCTtcaacaccagaggattcacacaggagggAAACCCTTTAAATGGCCTGACTGTGGTAAACATTTTGGCaagaatgtcctgattgtggaaaggTTTCTCTCAGAGATCCCAGCTTGTGGTGCACCAGAGGACTCATGCAGAAGAGAAGCCCTACATGTGCTTCCAATGTGGTAA